Below is a window of Desmonostoc muscorum LEGE 12446 DNA.
CGTTTGGCAAGACGGTAAAGTTGTGACATTAACTGCCGATCAAATTCCTCCTCTTGATTTAACTGTTAGTGATGGCGAATAACACTTAAACCCTATATACGGTAGAATCTTTGCCAATTTACGAGGTTTGAAAATGGGGTTGAACAGAATGAATACGACTTAAATCGACCTGATTGCCAATGAGGTCGCAATTGTTCGCAACATTATTATTTACAATACTATAAATTTTCAACCACCAGTCATAATGTATACAATATGTGATAATAGACTTCAAGCAAAAATCACTGTGTACTAAACTTCCTCTGTCTGAGTAACCCAAAAAGCAAAGCTTACTATTTACGAGTGCGTAAGTATATAGGTGGAGTTTTTGTAATTACCATTTTATATGGAGATGAAAGCACAAATTACATTTACTAGGTATCTATGCAAGAAGTCTGATACATTATTTAAATAAAATTGTATTATTTGTGACTACAAACAAAGTTACTCCCGGACAAACACTTACTTCTACACAAAAAATCGGGTTAGATTTAGTTGCCGTTTTGGGTGGCGGACGAGATGTTGTCTTGGCTATTGATTTGACAGAAAGCGTGGGACTCAATGATGAAGGTCGTATCCGCTTACGTCAAATTATTACAGATAGCCTAAAACCTGGAGATACTGTATACGTTATTCCTTTTGCTCAAGATATAGTTTTAACTGAAGCTAAATCGGATGTAAATCCCTTAGGCACACCCATCTACTTTAGTAGTAAAAATCAAGAAAATATTGACAAAATTTTAGCAAAAATTCCTTCGCCAGACCTGGGGTTATATGGTACAGATATTCAGCAAGCTGAATTGACTATTTATCAAGGTCTTGCTCAGATTAATCAAAATCGCCTGCAAGCAAATCAAAATATCAAACCGCAATCAGTAGTTTGGATTAGTGATGCACCTCTATTTACACAATCAGGGGTTACCTCTGATATTTGGATAGAAACGCCTGCTGGTAGTCCTTTTCGACAAGCAGATTCTACTGAAAGTCAACAGCGACAAGCTTGGATCAAAGATTTGCCAATTAATCGGCGATCGCTATCAATCAAAACAGAGAATAATAAAGAATACAAACTCACAGTAGTAGACATTGCTCCCACAGTCCAGGAATTTTGTACACCAGCACCAGGTAATCAAGAAACTTGTTTAGTCACACCTTATTTAGTTAAAAAATTATGGCTACCTGGATTAATTTCCATATTAATATTAATTGGACTTGTTTTAGCTGGATTAAAAGTATATCGGCTGCAAAAAAAATGGGAATTAATAGTTGATTTTGAAGTCACAGACAAACCAGAAGACCAAAAATGCAGCTTGCCAAACAATAAAAGAATTGCAATTGGTGAATACGATTCTACTTGCGTAGATTCTATTGACTGTCCAGGTGAAGAAATTAGAGCATATTTGGAGCGCAAAGGTGAGAAACTTTATTTAGTCCCAACTAATTTGGCTTCCATTTATTACAACGAGCGAGAAATTACCTCACGTACTCTTATAGATAAATCTAAATTTCGCCTCAATTGTCCACATCGCAAGCGCGACTACGAAATCACTATCAAATTAAAAAAATAGTAATTCTTAGGTGCATACTATGAGTCAAGCAACTACAAATGAATTTCAATATCGGGGAATCAACCGTACAATTTGTATCGGCTTAGGCGGTACTGGACGCGATGTTTTAATGAGAATTCGGCGGTTAATTGTTGACCGTTATGGAGATTTAAGCAACCTGCCAATTGTGAGTTTTATCCACATTGACACAGACAAAGCCGCAACCCAAGTAACAGGTATTC
It encodes the following:
- a CDS encoding VWA domain-containing protein yields the protein MTTNKVTPGQTLTSTQKIGLDLVAVLGGGRDVVLAIDLTESVGLNDEGRIRLRQIITDSLKPGDTVYVIPFAQDIVLTEAKSDVNPLGTPIYFSSKNQENIDKILAKIPSPDLGLYGTDIQQAELTIYQGLAQINQNRLQANQNIKPQSVVWISDAPLFTQSGVTSDIWIETPAGSPFRQADSTESQQRQAWIKDLPINRRSLSIKTENNKEYKLTVVDIAPTVQEFCTPAPGNQETCLVTPYLVKKLWLPGLISILILIGLVLAGLKVYRLQKKWELIVDFEVTDKPEDQKCSLPNNKRIAIGEYDSTCVDSIDCPGEEIRAYLERKGEKLYLVPTNLASIYYNEREITSRTLIDKSKFRLNCPHRKRDYEITIKLKK